In Lacinutrix sp. Bg11-31, the DNA window TATATTTACATACAAATCGTTACCAGAAGTGGCTTCTACCTTTTCTCCTTTTGATACGGTTTGACTTGGTTTAATCTGTTTAGATTCTGCTTTTTGTATGGCTTTATCAAAACGCTCTTGCGTAATTGGCTTAACTAAATAATCTACAATACAATCGTACTCAAACGCTTGAATAGCAAAATTAGGATCTGATGTTGTTAAGATTATTTTTGGTGGATTTTTAAGTGTCTCTATAAAATCGAAACCTGTAAAATCTGGCATATGTATATCCAAGAAAATTAAATCAACTTCGTTTTGATTTAAATATTTTATGGCTTGCATTGCGTTAGGAAATTCTTCTAAAACGTTAAGACTTGGTAGCTTTGAGCATAATTGTGTAATAATCATTCTTGCTGTAGCTTCGTCGTCAATGATAATGCAATTCATAGGTTGTATTTAAAGAGTCTCTAGATATTTTGTTATGCTGTTAAGTATCGCTTCAAATTGGTCTTTCCCTTCGGTTTTTCCTTCTTCTAAATTATTCTCGTACGTTATAGCGCTTTCATATCCTTTTTCGAGGCCTAAAATACTAATTTTATGTTTAAGTTTATGCACATTATCTGCTGCTAACTTATAATTTTTAGCATTGTAATTATCAAAATAGATTTGTTTCTCTTCTGGAAACTCTTTTTTAATAACTTCAATTAGTTTTTGTTTAAAGGCTTCATCACCTCCAGACAAGTTGTTAATATAAGATTGATTAGGTTTTTCCATTTGGAGATTTTTTTAAAGTGAAATAAAAAGTGGTTCCAATAGAGACTTGAGATTCAATCCATATTTTTCCACCATATAAATCTATAATTTTCTTTACAATAGACAAACCAATACCAGAAGATTCTGGGTTGTTTTCTAATTTCTCAAAGGTTTTAAAAATTTTATCAAAGTAAATTTCTTCAATACCTTTTCCGTTATCTTTTATATAAAATTGCCAATAATTATCTTTGTCTTCTACACCAATATCAATAGTTCCCTTATCCTTACCGTTATACTTTATAGCATTAGCAATTAGGTTTTGAAACAGTTGTTGCAATCTATACTTATCTCCTTGTATAATAGGCATATTGGATTTTGTAATACTAATATGTTCTGGAACTTGTATACTATTTAATATATCTTCAATTAGATTTTTTATATCTACATCGTAAACCTCTAATTGGTTTTTACCAATAGTCGAATATTCTAAAATACCATTGATTAAGGTATCCATTTTCTCTACATTATCCCTAATAAGGTCTAATGTTTTTTTACCATTATCATCAAACACATCTTTATAATCTTCGGTTAACCAAGATGTTAATGCATCTATACTACGTAATGGTGATTTTAAATCGTGAGATACCATATGTGCATAATCACTTAGTTCTTGATTTTGATGTGCTAATTCTGAAAGTAAAGTTTCTCTTTGTTTGTTTATTTGAACAATTTCTTTGGTTTGATTACCAATAAATTCAATCATTTTTAAACCATCTAACTCTAGATTATCCGCAGATAGATTCTCTGGTAGATTATAAAAATTTAAGGTATCTAAGACATGTTTTAATTTATCTATAACTTCTTGCTGCCCTTTTGCTTCTTGTTGTAATTGCTGATTAGCTTCAAATAGCTCGTCGGAACTAATTGTCATAGCACGTTGCTGCATTGCAAACTGATCGTCGAACGTTTTATAAGAGCTATTAACAGCAAATAAAAACTTTTTTAAATTTTCATTTGTTGCTAAATCTTCAGATAAATATTTACGTATTTGACGTTTTAATAGTGAATTCATTTATTCGCTTATAAGCGTTATAGTCATGGTTTGATTGTGTAATTGGCAATTTGTTTCGCCATGAAAAGGCGCAATTTCTCCATAAGAATAAAACCCACAAATTGTAGTATCCTTTCCAACCACGTTTACTACTTCTTCAATCTCTTCTTCTACACGTTGATCTAGCACTAGCTTTCTACCAATACAACTTACAAGCAATGCTAGTTGCGGTTTTGTTTCTCTTAACTCCAATGCTTGTCTTGCAGCACGTTCTGATGCATTTGCAATATTATCCACATTAGTCATCATGAGTTGTACTTTAGAATTCTCTGGAATATCTCCAGCCAAAATCATGGTGTTATTATCTTCGTTTATGTTTAAGATAGTACGTACAAACGATTGTTTTTCGCCTTCAGACTTTACGTTTAATGGATATAATAATGCTGCTCCAGGCAATTCTTTAGATTTGTCTCCTAAATACTTTTTATACAAATCTAAAGCTGGCTTTCCGTCTAGTTCAAACAACACATTAGATTCCGATTTTGTTACAATACGTTCTGGTCCAAAAGGTGTCCATCCACCATGAATAGAAAAAGTAGATTCAAACGTATCTCCATAAAAACCAATGGCAACAATTTCGCCTGGTTTTGGGTTTTCGTTATATGCTGCTACTGTTTTTTCAAAACGTGCTGCATCACCACAAAGTCCTCCTGTAATTAAAGTATTATTTTGTGTTGCTGCATTCATTCCTTTTGTAAGCTGGCTTCCATTAATAAAACTACCTTCTGAAATTACAAAAATATGTTTTAAATTATCTGTTGGAAACTCGCTTACTAAATATTTACCTGTTTTAAAACTGTCTAAATCTGCATTTAAAACGTTACTTGTTTTTATTTGAAAGGTGCTTTTTTCAAACTCTATTGCTGTAATAGTTATACTTTCATCATCTACCACATCTGCAGTAATATCTCCACTTGTAGATCCAAATACTAAATGACCATCTGGAAACAAATCTCTAACTTGTTTATATATAGTAGTATCTTCAAGCATATATCTATTTCCTAGAATTAAAACTAGTGGCTTTTTTAATTCTAGTTTAGGAGATAAATAATCCCAATCTTGATCTTTCTTCTTTTTTATCTGGAGCGTTTTCATTTTTATTTTTTTAAAGTGAAATAAAATGTAGTTCCTACATTTGGCTCACTATCTAACCATATTTCTCCTTCATGTAAATTGACAATTTTTTTAACGATAGATAAGCCTATTCCTGAAGAGTTTTTACTTTTCTTTAATGAATGGAATATCTTAAATATTTTATCGTGATATTTTTTATCAATACCTATACCATTATCTTGTATTGAAAATTTATAGTGACTTTTAAAATCCTCTACATTAATAATAATACTACCTACTTCTTTATCTATAAACTTAACCGAGTTGCTAATTAGGTTTTGAAACACTTGTTGCAACCTCGTTCTATCTCCTTTTATTGTAGGTAAAACATTAAGGCTTTTAATTGTAATATGCTCTGGTATATATAAAATAGTAACCAACTCACTTACTAAACTGTTTAAATCGACATCAGTTTTTTCTGAAATATCCGATCCAACACTAGAGTAGTTTAAAACATCTGTAATAAGTTGTTCCATTTTCTCTAAAGTGGTTTCTATAAGATCAAAATTTTGAAGACTCACCTCATCTAATTTGCCTTGATTATCTTCTTTTATCCAACTCACC includes these proteins:
- a CDS encoding LytTR family DNA-binding domain-containing protein, which encodes MNCIIIDDEATARMIITQLCSKLPSLNVLEEFPNAMQAIKYLNQNEVDLIFLDIHMPDFTGFDFIETLKNPPKIILTTSDPNFAIQAFEYDCIVDYLVKPITQERFDKAIQKAESKQIKPSQTVSKGEKVEATSGNDLYVNIDRRLIKIDIPSIYLVEAKGDYIQVKTEDKNYTVHSTLKKIEDKLPDSLFLKVHRSYIINIKKIIDIEDNSVLIKKDVIPVSRSNRPELMKRLNLL
- a CDS encoding Hpt domain-containing protein; the encoded protein is MEKPNQSYINNLSGGDEAFKQKLIEVIKKEFPEEKQIYFDNYNAKNYKLAADNVHKLKHKISILGLEKGYESAITYENNLEEGKTEGKDQFEAILNSITKYLETL
- a CDS encoding ATP-binding protein, producing MNSLLKRQIRKYLSEDLATNENLKKFLFAVNSSYKTFDDQFAMQQRAMTISSDELFEANQQLQQEAKGQQEVIDKLKHVLDTLNFYNLPENLSADNLELDGLKMIEFIGNQTKEIVQINKQRETLLSELAHQNQELSDYAHMVSHDLKSPLRSIDALTSWLTEDYKDVFDDNGKKTLDLIRDNVEKMDTLINGILEYSTIGKNQLEVYDVDIKNLIEDILNSIQVPEHISITKSNMPIIQGDKYRLQQLFQNLIANAIKYNGKDKGTIDIGVEDKDNYWQFYIKDNGKGIEEIYFDKIFKTFEKLENNPESSGIGLSIVKKIIDLYGGKIWIESQVSIGTTFYFTLKKSPNGKT
- a CDS encoding FIST signal transduction protein; the protein is MKTLQIKKKKDQDWDYLSPKLELKKPLVLILGNRYMLEDTTIYKQVRDLFPDGHLVFGSTSGDITADVVDDESITITAIEFEKSTFQIKTSNVLNADLDSFKTGKYLVSEFPTDNLKHIFVISEGSFINGSQLTKGMNAATQNNTLITGGLCGDAARFEKTVAAYNENPKPGEIVAIGFYGDTFESTFSIHGGWTPFGPERIVTKSESNVLFELDGKPALDLYKKYLGDKSKELPGAALLYPLNVKSEGEKQSFVRTILNINEDNNTMILAGDIPENSKVQLMMTNVDNIANASERAARQALELRETKPQLALLVSCIGRKLVLDQRVEEEIEEVVNVVGKDTTICGFYSYGEIAPFHGETNCQLHNQTMTITLISE